Within the Mustela lutreola isolate mMusLut2 chromosome 2, mMusLut2.pri, whole genome shotgun sequence genome, the region gagtcgcacccTGTTctgacggagccatccaggcacccctaaaggacagtgtttaaaaaaaatatttcctgtcaAATTCATAGTATTGCTAACAGTGACAAataaaaggacagcctcttcaggTCTACGATCCCAGATCTTGCTTATCTGACCCTAATCTGCTCTGAAGCCAGTCTTGCATGCCCTACTGCATGGGAAGCTCATTCCCAAGCCAGAATCTCTCCCTTGTCTGCTCTCTCCCACCCGCTGGGACCCCTGCCCCTGCAGAGAAGAAGCTGGAGGAGTTCTCTGTGGAGGAGGCCAGTGTGCTGCAGATCCTCACGCAGGTCAACGTGGTGCGGAGGGAGTGTGAAATTGTGAGTATTAGAAGCCGTGAGACCCCCGGTGCCCCCTTGGAGATGAGGGCCCCCGTGAcggcctctccttccctccccagaaACTGGAGGCGGCCAACTTTGACGAAAAGAAGGAGATCAATAAGCGGAAGCAGCTGATCCtggaggggaaggtgaggggtgaggggcacGTGGATGGCAGGGAGGGCTTACAGGAGGCAGACTGGCAGCTTGGTCACCTGCGGGTCCTCCCATGCCAGGATCCCGACCTGGAGGCCAAGCGCAAGGCTGAGCTGGCCAAGATCAAGCAGAAGAACCGGCGCTTCAAGGACAAGGTGGAGCAGGTGCTCCAGCGGCAGAAGGCCAGGGGGGCTGGCCGCAGGGGGCGTCCACCCAGGGCCCCCCCTGGAGCACAATCGGCCCCGGCACCCAGCCAGGGCCCGTCCTGAGCACCACTGTGGCCCCCACCGGCCCTGCCTGGAATTCCTTCCTGGAACTAACAGTCAGacggctcctcccctccccccagacctACTCAGTCCCTGTCAGTGGGACCCAGGGACACCCATGTTGTGCTCCACACAGCTTTCCACCTTGCCACCCCTGGCTGGCCCCTTCTTGGAGCCCCTGCCTGCAGATGAGAAGGAACACTGGCTACGAGGTTGGGCCCAGCTCCACACACAGTGACCCTGGGGGGTGGATGCTGCAGGGACCCAGAGCAAAGGTGTGTTGCTTGCAGGAGTCACCTAATAAATGGGTCTCTTGACTTTTTCCCATCGAACTCTgcaggagtgggggcaggagaggagggtTCAGCTGCTGGTGCTTCCCAAGGCCCCCAGAATATCatgtcaccccccaccccaccccagtcctCCATTCCCATCAGGCCAAGCCAAAGGTTTCAACTACAGTGCTGGCCATTCTGGCCAGGTGACCTTGGGTTTGAGAAGCCCCCTgtagacctcagtttcctcatctagaaaatgggcACTGCAAGGACACCATTCTCCAAATGTGGTTATCAGGTTCAGTGACATGACGCCTGTGTGTATTGAACACTACCATGTTCTAGAAGCTTCCCAACCTGCCCACCAGAATCTGGGGTTTGTAGCCAGAGTAAAGGGAGGGGTACTTAACCAGGGGACACCTAAAGGCAAACCGGTCCAGACAAGAGGATTTGAGCCCAAGGGAGTGGGGACAGCTGTGCTGGGCAGAGCTGGACTCCTGGCCCTGTGGCATGATGTGCTTCTCGGACTCTGAAACTTACTCTTCTCACGGGCAAGTGGGTTGCTAAGCCCAACAGAGCAGCTGAGGTGCCTCCAAGAGGAAGCAGGTAGAGGGTGCAGTGACGGCGGTTAGATGCCGGGGTGtccacacaacacacacacacgcaccgcCGCTCTTAGAAATGTAATCTGGGCGCCAACGCACGCCCTGGGGATTCTAGAAATTCTACACAATGAAAAGCCCTCTAAACAGCCCCTGAGCTGTGAGTGGCCAGGGCCAGCTGGGGCACTGTGGCCAGGTCCTCCCCAGGCCGAGTTGGGCCCCCCGGTCCCTGCCAGGGTGAATAGCCCACTGTGCCGCCCGCGGCCCGCCTCGTGCTCCAGGCGGGAATCATGCTTCTGAAACCAGCTCCCGCAGGCCCCCAGCTCCCACGGCTCCCACGCAGACCCTGCAGCCAGGCTCAGGGGGTGCCCTCAGCCAGGCGGGCAAGGCCCTCTCGCAGCTCGCTCAGCTCAAACAGCCTGACGTCCAGCAGCTGTGCGGCCCGGCCCACCTCAGCCCGTGCTCGTTCCCGCTCGGcccgtgcctcctccaggctgcGCTCAGTTGCCCGCAGCTGGTGTTCCAGCTCAGCATTGCGGGTCTCCAGGTCCTGCAGGGACACGGTAGACAAGATTTAGGGCCCAACAAGTCTAGGGTCACCAGCCCTGCTTGGGGCATCCAGGATCTGAGTGCTATCCCATCAGACCCCACTTTGGACTGCCATGCCCCCTCCGTCTCTTACCCTCCCTGCAGCTTCTCCCAAGACACTCCCTGAGCCCTTGGCCAATATAAAGGTCATAGAACTGATCACATccctcttctgctcaagaccctTCTGTGACACATCAGGCTAGGAACAAAATCCACATCCCTCCCTCCTTGCTCATTCCAGCTCAGACTTTCTGGCTTCCTTGTGGTTCCTTGAACATGTTGAGTTTCtcctcacctcagggcctttgcacaggctgagTACTCTGCCCAGAAGACAAGAGGGAGCATTTCCCCAACTTGTCTCTTCTGGGTCCCCAGATCCTTTAACATCTTCACCTGCTGGACTTGGGACATTCCCCATGAACATTTCTCAGAAAAAGTCTTCAGTGAAAGCCAGACCAGTCAGACCTGGCTTCAAATGCAGGCTGCTGACCCTGAGGGCTTGATGGGGTCAAGCACGACAATTCAGCAGGGACTCAAAAATTGCTTGttgtagctcaattggttaagcgtgtgccttccgcttgggtcgtgatctcagggtcctgggattaagccccatgttgggctccctgctcagcagggagcatgcttctcccaaccccctctgccctcctccccccactgccATACTCTatgtcaaaaaaatgaataaactctttaaaaatttcttgccTAGTCAAAGAATGAACCATTGTACTAATAACTATCACAAAACACTGGCTGCAACGTAGGGTCCTCCTAATCCTTTACAACCTTGGGTAAATCTCTTCCTGACCCCacttacaggtgaagaaactgaggcttggagaggcaTACAGCAGCCCAGGACCCATCAGGAAGGAAAGACCCCAGATCTGTCCCACAGAGGGGGTGGGCTGGGACACCCTGTCCCGTGATAGCAACACACACCTGCACTTTATGCTGCGTCTCCTCCCGCTCCGTGGCATCCACGGCCTCACGTGGTCCACCAGTCTGGTTCTTCAGTGTCTGGATCTCCTAGAGAAGAGTTCCCAGGGTCTATTCTGGGGGTCCTGGCTCCCCTGTAGGAGGTCAGGGAAGATGAAGCCCAGGGACACTCCCTCTGCTCACCTGGTCCTTTGTCTGCACTAATGCCTCCAGCTGCTCCAGTGCCTGGCTCCCTTCCTTCTCGCTGGCTGAGGGTTGCTCGGCGGCTGCCTGGGCCTCCAGCTCAGCTACCTGTGTGGACAGGAAAGTCAGACCCTGACACCCCAGCCTGCACTCTCCTGACCCCTGGGGAATCTGTCCTTTGCTCAATCACACTCCAGacactcagccccctctgattgGGGGTACCACCTCCAAGCAGGGAGGACTTTAGTGGGTTTGGCAAAAGTTGGCATTCTCTCAGACCCATAATACAGaacaagaaactgaggctcagggaaaggACCTGCAGAGATCACACGGCCAGGCAATGAACCCAGGACGGATAGGACATGCGGAGGCAGGGGCTCCCCAGCTACCTGAGCCACCTGGGGTCTCTCCAAGGGGTCCCCTCACCCGCTGCCGCAGCCTCTCGGCCTCCGCGCGCTGGGCCTCCAGCTGCTGCCTCCACTGGGCGGCCGCGGCGTTGGCTTCTCGCAAGGCGCCCGCCAACTTGTTGTTGCTGTCCTGCAGCGCGAAGAACTCGGCCTCCCACTGCACCTCGCCCACCGAGCTGCAGGGACGCAAGGGTTGGCGGGGGCGAGGCCAGGCCGCACAggtagggggcgggggggggggctgggggaggggggaacagggCGGGGCGGCGCGAGGGATGGGGCcgtgctgggggcggggccacAGGTGGGGACGTCCCGGGGGAGCGCGGTCTAGTCGGGGGCGGGGTCAGTCCATCCGAGCGAGCTCAGAACCGGGTGCGGGTCGGGGAGGCGTGGCTGAGGCAGGGTTAGTTCCCAGGGGCTGACGAGGTAGGGATAGGGTCAGCCCCGAAAAGGCGTGGTCAAAGGAGGAGCGCGTTCGCGGGGCGCGGTCCGCTCCAGAAGCCGCAGGACCGGagtcagccccctcccctccccgggccTTGGGTACACAGTGAGATCCCGCGGCCGGTCGCGCCCCCCGGCTTCAAGGAAGCTCCTCTCCGCGCCTTCCGTCCCGCCACGCACTATGCCCGCCCTACCCGCCTCACCCCTCCGACAACATCTTCTTGAGCCGCTCGCGCTCCGCGGGGCCGGGGACGTCCGCGCTCTGGCTACGGAACAGTTTCTCATCACCGGGGCCGTTGGCGCTGACGAGGGGACTTGGGGGCACCTAAGGGTATGGGCAGAAGCGAGGTCACACTGGGGTCCGGCTTCGGTAAAGGACAGGTTGGTTAGGTCATGGCTGGGATCAGGGCTGATGTTACTGGGGTTGTGACGGAAGACAGGAGTCCTTTCTGAAGCGCTGGGATGCAAGTAAGCCCTTCCTCTCCTCATCCCCCCTCTATGGCTCCCCATGACCCCTGGGCCAGAGCTCCTCGAGCCGTACCCCCACCTTGCCTGCCTAGGCTCTCATCAAGTCCCAGGAGCACACCTGAGGCAGGCTAGTCTAAATAAACCCACTGAGATATTCAAAATCTGCAAAGGTGGGGGGAGTGAAGTGAAACCTCCGTGCTATCCTCTGATGGCACTACCCTTCCCTGGGGCCAAATTTCAACAGGAGTTTAAGATTCAGACGGGAAGCTCTCTTCCAGGCTGAATTCACTGCCTGgaccaggagcctgctttttcaTCTCTGTAACCCTCTTTCCCAGCCCTGGACCTGGCACACAGTTGGTGGTCGGTAAATTCTGCTGAATAAATCAATGggggaa harbors:
- the HOMER3 gene encoding homer protein homolog 3, which produces MSTAREQPIFSTRAHVFQIDPATKRNWIPAGKHALTVSYFYDATRNVYRIISIGGAKAIINSTVTPNMTFTKTSQKFGQWADSRANTVYGLGFASEQHLTQFAEKFQEVKEAARLAREKSQDGGELTSPALGLAAHQVPPSPLVSANGPGDEKLFRSQSADVPGPAERERLKKMLSEGSVGEVQWEAEFFALQDSNNKLAGALREANAAAAQWRQQLEAQRAEAERLRQRVAELEAQAAAEQPSASEKEGSQALEQLEALVQTKDQEIQTLKNQTGGPREAVDATEREETQHKVQDLETRNAELEHQLRATERSLEEARAERERARAEVGRAAQLLDVRLFELSELREGLARLAEGTP